The following proteins come from a genomic window of Chionomys nivalis chromosome 9, mChiNiv1.1, whole genome shotgun sequence:
- the Ctcfl gene encoding transcriptional repressor CTCFL translates to MAAAEVPVPSESFTQIKEQKLNPGDQQKEKEKGGVQRMGAQECTVEVEAEFCQLLDAGPQKDQPELPLSVPVESDRRILTLQTLQLTSQDVHLQGLGWLSVPHSEGFPVMMPQAESFLPLPSVLWLEQEPQPSLQHCVAISIPEELCPPEELERTHFHLLWEGVPVAEEDRELMPDLGEGTALMKLEDDEKDQLWSEGGPEKEGEEKYLFVEMAPADEGKEEIVLTISHLNLEEQQDQPAPSQTSAPKAAATEPPRKAKGKPRTFQCDVCLFTSSKFSTFTRHKKIHNDERPHLCHLCLKAFRTVTLLRNHVNTHTGTRPYKCGDCDMAFVTSGELVRHRRYKHTYEKPFKCSLCKYASVEASKLKRHIRSHTGERPFQCYQCTYASKDAYKLKRHMRIHSGEKPYECPTCHARFTQSGTLKIHVAQKHGENVPKHMCPHCATAIARKSDLRVHLRNMHSHSPEEIKCRYCPAGFHERYALIQHQRTHKNEKKFKCKQCDYACKQERCLTAHMFTHTGKKPFSCLDCNKHFRQKQLLMVHLRKYHDPSFVPSVHLCLKCGKDFSRRSNLQRHRKKCDPEYEKPATSVKGRAVQKKPTVEEGPGWDNDTAGQESNSWKEAQCPGELALGHHSGNCAARSESQDEDLTCEMIFNMMDK, encoded by the exons ATGGCTGCCGCCGAGGTCCCTGTCCCTTCTGAGTCCTTCACCCAAATCAAAGAGCAGAAGTTGAATCCTGGAGACcagcaaaaggaaaaggagaagggtgGGGTACAAAGAATGGGAGCCCAGGAGTGTACTGTCGAGGTGGAGGCCGAGTTCTGCCAGCTTCTGGATGCGGGGCCTCAGAAAGACCAGCCCGAGCTGCCTTTgtcggtcccggtagagagcgaTAGGAGGATCCTGACCCTGCAGACCCTGCAGCTGACCTCTCAGGATGTGCACCTGCAGGGACTGGGGTGGCTGAGCGTGCCACACTCCGAGGGGTTTCCAGTGATGATGCCACAGGCGGAAAGCTTCCTGCCACTGCCCTCCGTGCTGTGGCTGGAACAAGAGCCCCAGCCCAGCCTTCAGCACTGTGTGGCCATCAGCATCCCGGAAGAGCTGTGCCCACCTGAGGAGCTGGAGCGCACACATTTCCACCTGCTGTGGGAGGGTGTGCCAGTGGCTGAGGAGGACCGGGAATTAATGCCAGACTTGGGTGAAGGCACAGCCCTGATGAAG TTGGAAGACGATGAGAAGGACCAACTGTGGTCAGAGGGAGgaccagagaaggaaggagaagagaaatacCTCTTTGTGGAAATGGCACCAGCTgatgaaggaaaagaggaaatcgTTCTGACCATTTCCCATCTGAACCTAGAAGAACAGCAAGATCAGCCCGCGCCAAGCCAGACAAGTGCACCTAAGGCTGCGGCCACAGAACCTCCGAGGAAGGCCAAGG GAAAGCCACGCACCTTCCAATGTGACGTCTGCCTGTTCACGTCTTCCAAATTCTCGACTTTTACCCgccacaagaaaatccacaatGACGAGAGACCTCACCTGTGCCACCTGTGCCTGAAGGCTTTCCGCACTGTCACCCTCCTTCGGAACCACGTCAACACCCACACAG GAACCAGGCCTTACAAGTGTGGGGACTGTGACATGGCATTTGTCACCAGCGGAGAACTGGTCCGGCACAGGCGTTACAAACACACTTATGAGAAGCCCTTCAAGTGCTCCCTGTGCAAGTATGCCAGCGTCGAG GCAAGCAAGCTGAAGCGTCACATCCGCTCACACACGGGTGAGCGTCCCTTCCAGTGCTACCAATGTACTTACGCCAGCAAGGACGCCTACAAGCTGAAACGCCATATGCGGATCCACTCAG gtgagaagccctatgaatgCCCCACTTGCCATGCCCGCTTCACTCAGAGTGGGACCTTGAAGATCCACGTGGCACAGAAGCATGGAGAGAATGTGCCCAAACACATGTGTCCCCACTGTGCTACCGCCATCGCAAGGAAGAGCGACCTGC GTGTCCATCTGCGCAACATGCACAGCCACAGCCCTGAGGAGATCAAGTGCCGATACTGTCCTGCTGGCTTCCATGAGCGCTATGCCCTCATCCAGCACCAGAGGACCCATAAGAACGAGAAGAAGTTCAAATGCAAGCAGTGCGATTATGCATGCAAGCAG GAGCGCTGCTTGAcagcacacatgttcacacacacggGAAAgaagccattctcctgcctcgaCTGCAACAAGCACTTCCGGCAGAAGCAGCTGCTCATGGTGCACCTGAGGAAGTACCATGACCCGAGTTTCGTCCCCAGTGTACACCTTTGCCTCAAGTGTGGCAAAGACTTTTCCCGCCGG AGTAACCTGCAGAGACACCGGAAGAAGTGTGACCCCGAGTACGAGAAGCCGGCCACCTCCGTAAAGGGAAGAGCGGTGCAGAAGAAGCCGACTGTGGAGGAAGGACCAGGATGGGACAACG ATACTGCTGGCCAAGAGAGCAACTCCTGGAAGGAGGCGCAGTGCCCTGGGGAGCTGGCTCTCGGCCACCACAGTGGCAATTGTGCAGCCAGGAGCGAGAGCCAGGATGAAGACCTGACCTGCGAGATGATCTTCAACATGATGGATAAGTGA